One Plasmodium berghei ANKA genome assembly, chromosome: 13 genomic region harbors:
- a CDS encoding DER1-like protein, putative: protein MKMYIFYYVLLFFIYIIGIKDVRVECRKKYHIKKILKGFTNKLIYNEIRGKNSNSINSVIYKRNILFHIRIPKKTLQGRNLFSNDIRNKKINEFLQKKKNSCYLHINSNVNEIKKKRDRILKNVFINAKLLQEYFNNFKSSLLYKYKNTKIITKLFLSTSFLVMILNVFGLRPEDIALHAKRIIRAFEFYRIITSALFYGDISLYVLTNIYMLYLQSQELEKSVGSSETLAFYLSQITILSAICSYIKKPFYSTALLKSLLFTNCMLNPYNKSNLIFGINIYNMYLPYLSIVIDILHAQDFKASLSGILGIISGYIYYISNIYLLEKCNKKFFKIPQILRNYLDSFNTDEFVF from the coding sequence atgaaaatgtatattttttattacgtgttattattttttatatacataattgGAATAAAAGATGTTCGCGTTGAATgcagaaaaaaatatcatataaaaaaaatactcaAGGGGTTTACAAATaagttaatatataatgaaattagGGGAAAAAATTCAAACAGTATAAACAGTgtaatttataaaagaaatattctTTTCCATATAAGAATCCCAAAAAAAACACTTCAAGGACGCAATTTATTTAGCAATGATAtacgaaataaaaaaatcaatgAATTtctgcaaaaaaaaaaaaattcatgtTACCTACACATAAATAGTAATGttaatgaaattaaaaaaaaaagagataGAATcctaaaaaatgtatttataaatgcTAAACTATTAcaagaatattttaataattttaaatcatcattactttataaatataaaaatacaaaaattataacaaaattgtttttatcaACATCTTTTCTAGTTATGATACTTAATGTATTTGGTTTAAGACCTGAAGATATTGCATTACACGCTAAGAGAATTATAAGAGCCTTTGAATTTTATAGAATTATAACTTCTGCTTTGTTTTATGGTGACATTtcattatatgtattaacaaatatttatatgcttTATTTACAAAGCCAAGAGCTAGAAAAATCAGTAGGATCATCAGAAACACTtgctttttatttatcacAAATTACGATATTATCTGCTATATGCtcgtatataaaaaagccATTTTATTCAACAGCGTTGTTGaaatctttattatttacaaacTGTATGCTAAACCCATATAACAAATCGAACTTAATATTtggtataaatatatacaatatgtATTTGCCTTATTTATCAATTGTTATTGATATTTTACATGCTCAAGATTTTAAAGCTTCCTTATCTGGAATATTGGGTATAATAAGtggatatatttattatatttcaaatatttatttattggaaaaatgtaataaaaagttttttaaaattccCCAAATATTAAGGAATTACCTTGATTCATTCAATACTGAtgaatttgttttttaa